In one Mucilaginibacter ginsenosidivorax genomic region, the following are encoded:
- a CDS encoding YdcF family protein translates to MIFKWQDKPIDSPEKFKEGTKSHFSFDELFDYLLYTGQIEKVMAIEREEKYRFFSDQIASLYRKLFSKGYGHKRFLSDTFLMVRNYLQQEQFEFLCFLSPVISNPETDADQEKTKDTQENKTNHLYSKNWQIDPTGIVGDFSDPLSVNDVFKGYNDDSMDIFFVFGCQNIAMLDNRVHTAAVVLADLLMNGTEEKFANNVVILSGWNNSASPKGKVQFANESLMMKNLLLSKVNYFLDVYSKPKKNLPETFATEQIITEIESRNTAANITGLFNIVENDVFPHLSPEGRHINLYLISSSPHLLEITEKLRDYLEKLPGYEKNSGDSIRTLTKKLRCATADLYLIGTDHPQIIFTAEQEHEVKLLINNTLFRNFKSSHIHEKYATNKRRTDITPRNDK, encoded by the coding sequence ATGATTTTTAAATGGCAGGATAAGCCAATTGATTCTCCGGAAAAATTTAAGGAAGGCACAAAAAGCCATTTTTCCTTTGATGAATTATTTGATTATTTACTTTATACCGGCCAGATCGAAAAAGTGATGGCAATTGAAAGGGAAGAAAAATATCGGTTTTTCTCCGATCAGATCGCCTCACTTTACCGCAAACTTTTTTCCAAAGGCTATGGCCACAAAAGATTCCTTTCTGACACATTTTTGATGGTCAGAAACTACTTACAGCAGGAGCAGTTTGAATTTTTATGTTTCTTGTCGCCGGTTATCAGCAACCCCGAAACGGATGCTGACCAGGAAAAAACGAAGGACACCCAAGAGAACAAAACCAATCACCTCTATAGTAAAAACTGGCAAATCGATCCGACAGGGATAGTCGGTGATTTCAGTGATCCGCTGTCTGTCAATGACGTTTTTAAAGGTTATAATGACGATTCAATGGATATTTTTTTTGTGTTTGGCTGTCAGAATATCGCCATGCTCGATAATCGGGTTCATACAGCTGCGGTCGTGCTGGCTGACTTGTTAATGAACGGAACTGAAGAAAAATTCGCTAACAATGTGGTCATTTTATCAGGATGGAATAATAGCGCAAGTCCTAAAGGCAAGGTGCAGTTTGCGAATGAATCGCTGATGATGAAAAATCTGCTGCTGAGCAAAGTCAATTATTTTTTGGATGTGTATTCGAAACCAAAAAAAAACCTTCCTGAGACCTTTGCCACCGAACAGATAATAACCGAGATAGAATCGAGAAACACGGCTGCAAACATCACTGGATTATTCAATATCGTTGAAAACGACGTATTCCCTCATTTATCCCCGGAAGGTAGGCATATTAACCTGTACCTGATCAGTTCCAGCCCGCATTTGCTGGAAATCACTGAAAAATTGAGGGACTACCTCGAAAAGCTGCCCGGCTATGAAAAAAATAGCGGTGACTCAATTCGCACCCTGACAAAAAAATTACGCTGTGCCACAGCTGACCTGTACCTTATCGGCACAGATCATCCCCAGATCATTTTTACCGCCGAACAGGAGCACGAAGTAAAATTATTGATTAACAATACATTATTTAGAAATTTCAAATCGAGTCATATCCATGAAAAATATGCAACTAATAAACGGCGAACAGACATTACCCCTCGAAATGATAAATAA
- a CDS encoding zincin-like metallopeptidase domain-containing protein yields the protein MSTPFKPLSEQITGKMIADLKAGTSIFQRPNNSLNSALPFNIESGHRYAGPSALILLMQKRDDPRWGTSNQANRNHTAVVKGATGTLIQFMSNYEYQKMVDGEGQPVLKENGKQRTERIKLDEPKQVDAWLFNGEQMRNIQKWEKEPNILSPAERAQVILDNSKAVIENGGEDMFYDRQLDAIIIPEMEQFASPEQYYAEALHQLAHWTATEDRLNRPLVGEAGEFVMIREELRTNLASLLLSKELNLPYDLNYHEGFVNAWAQVLKEEPSELFKAASDAQKIVDHILGFEQQIEEKQEAEQTQQSANANEIGTAAETQIDTPKIDPTKLTEGEVIPHNGTEFKVIKAQKNNIYQMQDLGSERKFKMSSKDVLFNELLDARNNSQEVAASRSVSAEEAAYHETEAVEQFLDEQYQIER from the coding sequence ATGAGTACACCTTTTAAACCCCTGTCCGAACAGATCACAGGAAAAATGATCGCGGACCTGAAAGCCGGAACTTCTATCTTTCAACGGCCAAACAACAGTTTAAACTCGGCATTGCCGTTCAACATCGAAAGCGGCCACCGTTATGCCGGGCCGTCGGCGCTGATCCTTTTAATGCAGAAGCGGGACGACCCGCGCTGGGGCACCTCTAACCAGGCTAACCGTAACCATACGGCGGTAGTTAAAGGCGCGACCGGCACACTAATCCAGTTTATGTCCAATTATGAATACCAGAAAATGGTGGACGGTGAAGGCCAACCTGTTTTAAAAGAGAACGGCAAGCAGCGCACCGAGCGCATCAAGCTGGATGAACCTAAACAGGTCGATGCCTGGCTGTTCAACGGCGAGCAGATGCGCAATATTCAAAAATGGGAAAAGGAACCTAACATCCTTTCACCCGCTGAAAGGGCGCAGGTTATCCTGGATAACAGCAAAGCCGTCATCGAAAATGGCGGCGAGGATATGTTCTATGACCGCCAGTTAGATGCGATCATTATCCCGGAAATGGAGCAGTTTGCCAGCCCGGAACAATATTATGCCGAAGCGCTGCACCAGTTGGCGCACTGGACGGCTACCGAAGACAGGCTGAATCGCCCGCTGGTAGGCGAGGCCGGTGAGTTTGTCATGATCCGCGAGGAATTGCGGACGAACCTGGCCTCTTTGTTATTAAGCAAAGAACTGAACCTGCCCTACGACCTCAATTACCACGAGGGCTTTGTCAATGCCTGGGCACAAGTCCTGAAGGAAGAGCCTTCCGAATTATTCAAAGCGGCCTCAGATGCGCAAAAGATCGTGGATCATATATTAGGCTTTGAGCAGCAGATCGAGGAAAAACAGGAAGCTGAACAAACACAGCAGTCGGCGAATGCGAATGAGATCGGCACAGCAGCGGAAACGCAAATCGATACGCCAAAGATCGATCCCACCAAACTAACCGAAGGCGAGGTCATCCCTCATAATGGCACCGAGTTTAAAGTGATTAAGGCCCAGAAGAATAACATTTACCAGATGCAGGATTTAGGCAGTGAGCGCAAGTTCAAAATGAGTTCCAAAGATGTACTGTTTAACGAGTTGCTGGATGCCCGGAATAACTCACAGGAAGTTGCTGCCAGCCGTAGTGTTTCCGCTGAAGAAGCTGCTTATCATGAAACCGAGGCCGTTGAACAATTCCTGGATGAACAATACCAGATAGAACGATAA
- the merTP gene encoding mercuric transport protein MerTP: protein MKEATQKGWIGGIIAAIAASLCCIAPLLAIFGGLSGAATYFNWIAPYRPYLIGITVLVFAFAWYQQLVVTPKKEKDCCTPTSRSIWQSKKFLLIVTVFAAVLTAFPYYSALFYKAPPKTTAVALQSNFKSIRLNIKGMGCADCTKHIDGSLMSLNGVTSSNTSFEKAQTIVQYDPDKTNADSIDHKIKEIGYQPTLIKQN from the coding sequence ATGAAAGAAGCAACTCAAAAAGGCTGGATTGGTGGAATAATTGCCGCAATAGCCGCCTCCCTTTGCTGTATCGCACCCTTGCTGGCCATCTTTGGCGGATTAAGCGGCGCCGCTACTTATTTCAATTGGATAGCGCCTTACCGGCCTTACCTGATCGGTATCACGGTACTGGTATTTGCATTTGCCTGGTACCAGCAATTGGTAGTTACGCCGAAAAAAGAAAAAGATTGCTGTACACCTACAAGCCGTTCCATTTGGCAATCCAAAAAGTTCCTGCTGATCGTGACTGTGTTTGCAGCTGTACTGACCGCCTTTCCTTATTATTCTGCGCTATTCTACAAGGCTCCTCCAAAAACAACTGCTGTTGCTTTGCAAAGCAACTTTAAGTCGATCAGGCTGAATATAAAAGGCATGGGCTGTGCGGATTGCACCAAACATATTGACGGCTCGCTGATGAGCCTTAACGGTGTAACTTCCTCCAACACCTCATTTGAAAAGGCACAAACCATCGTTCAATACGATCCTGATAAAACCAATGCGGACAGCATCGATCATAAGATCAAAGAAATAGGCTATCAGCCAACCCTTATTAAACAAAACTAA
- a CDS encoding C40 family peptidase, translated as MENKKFATAKLSVIPVRVMPSDTSELDTCLLFGEQVEILEEKGNWIKVSGLFDHYGGWVDSKQLSFVGDPPAVEKPVIAESLFAWAESKERRILVPRGAVLPNFHDGYLSLDGYNFKYDGKVYQEYDGACADRAITLAKDYLGVPYLWGGRSPFGIDCSGFMQVVFMLCGIELPRNASQQVLQGELVNFENRSPGDLVFFASNGKVFHVGMLADRERIIHASGEVRIDKITPNGIFHSDEQSHSNNIFAIKRLFTDDN; from the coding sequence ATGGAAAATAAAAAATTCGCTACAGCTAAACTTTCTGTGATCCCTGTACGGGTAATGCCGTCGGACACATCCGAATTGGATACCTGTTTATTGTTCGGCGAACAGGTGGAAATTCTTGAAGAAAAGGGTAATTGGATAAAGGTCAGCGGCCTGTTTGATCATTATGGCGGCTGGGTAGATAGCAAGCAGTTATCATTCGTCGGCGATCCTCCTGCTGTAGAAAAACCTGTAATTGCAGAAAGTTTATTTGCTTGGGCTGAATCTAAGGAAAGACGCATTTTGGTACCTCGGGGCGCTGTACTTCCAAACTTTCATGATGGATACTTATCGCTTGATGGCTATAATTTTAAGTATGATGGTAAGGTCTATCAGGAATATGACGGCGCTTGCGCCGACCGGGCAATTACACTGGCAAAAGATTATCTCGGGGTTCCATATCTATGGGGCGGTCGGTCCCCATTTGGCATTGACTGTTCAGGCTTTATGCAGGTTGTTTTCATGCTTTGCGGGATTGAACTCCCCAGGAATGCTTCACAGCAGGTGCTACAGGGTGAACTCGTGAATTTTGAAAACCGCAGCCCTGGCGACCTGGTCTTCTTTGCCAGTAATGGCAAGGTGTTTCACGTAGGCATGTTAGCCGACCGCGAAAGGATCATCCATGCGTCAGGTGAAGTACGCATAGACAAGATAACCCCCAATGGTATTTTTCATAGTGATGAGCAAAGTCATTCAAACAATATATTTGCGATTAAACGTCTTTTCACCGACGATAATTAA
- a CDS encoding GDCCVxC domain-containing (seleno)protein, with product MAATIQLNSVITCPNCGFQKEEEMPTNACQYFYECEACKTTLKPLAGDCCVFCSYGTVKCPPIQQGSSCCG from the coding sequence ATGGCTGCGACCATCCAACTTAATTCAGTAATTACCTGTCCTAACTGTGGCTTTCAGAAAGAGGAAGAAATGCCTACCAATGCCTGCCAGTACTTTTATGAATGTGAGGCCTGCAAAACGACCCTAAAGCCGCTGGCTGGTGATTGCTGTGTTTTTTGCAGTTACGGTACGGTGAAATGTCCGCCGATACAGCAAGGGAGTTCCTGCTGCGGATAA
- a CDS encoding PH domain-containing protein produces the protein METLPIDEPQVITIRPAAVFAFVHVMAFMLCSLGFLLLAWRFWPGLVWISLLSAAFGLYRFWFIRHICYTITPEIIRIRRGIFFKRTDQVELYRVKDYILTQPFLLQVCGLMNLTLKSTDPENPIVWLRGIPASDLVDTLRGYVQQARLNNKIYEIN, from the coding sequence ATGGAAACTTTACCTATTGATGAGCCGCAGGTGATCACGATCCGTCCGGCGGCGGTTTTCGCCTTTGTGCATGTCATGGCGTTTATGCTGTGCAGCCTGGGCTTTTTGTTATTGGCCTGGCGCTTTTGGCCGGGGCTGGTGTGGATCAGTTTACTGTCGGCTGCATTCGGGCTTTACCGCTTTTGGTTTATCCGCCATATTTGTTATACCATCACGCCGGAGATCATCCGCATCAGGCGGGGGATCTTTTTTAAGCGCACCGACCAGGTTGAGTTATATCGTGTGAAAGATTACATTTTAACGCAGCCGTTTTTATTGCAGGTCTGCGGGCTGATGAACCTGACGCTGAAAAGTACCGACCCGGAAAACCCCATTGTTTGGCTGCGCGGAATTCCGGCCTCCGACCTCGTAGATACCCTGCGCGGATATGTGCAGCAGGCCCGGCTGAACAATAAAATTTACGAGATCAATTAA
- a CDS encoding ArsR/SmtB family transcription factor: MLIFAAMDSCTRIFADSGQIKNCRETVKTHQQAFTDLAQVVALAGNEVRLKILFLLAQEQELCPCDLSDILTMTIPAVSQHLRKLKDGGVICSRKSGQTVFYSVNPVQITLLQPFFQIIQEPLSEAKA; the protein is encoded by the coding sequence ATGCTTATATTTGCTGCCATGGATAGTTGCACACGAATATTTGCGGACAGCGGGCAGATCAAAAACTGCCGGGAGACCGTGAAAACACATCAGCAGGCTTTTACTGATCTTGCACAGGTCGTGGCCTTAGCAGGTAATGAAGTCCGTTTAAAGATATTATTCCTTTTGGCACAGGAGCAGGAACTGTGTCCCTGCGATTTAAGTGATATCCTTACCATGACGATTCCGGCCGTATCGCAGCACCTGCGTAAACTAAAGGATGGCGGCGTGATCTGTTCGCGCAAATCCGGGCAAACTGTTTTTTATTCGGTTAACCCTGTTCAAATTACGTTGTTGCAACCATTCTTCCAGATCATACAGGAACCATTAAGCGAAGCAAAAGCATGA
- a CDS encoding ankyrin repeat domain-containing protein, whose translation MLASQLFKLVTQGDLQQLRAVLEADPSIANTGVPCSDAQPEMKGHPLHRICDVVFAGAITDEKAIEIAKVLLEFGADINGYKSSGDQNTPLIAAASLHAEKLGIFYIEQGADIVYADQDGATALHWAAFCGRDQLVAALIAKGANINQQDTTFNSTPIGWAVHTLTSGDSGNQHNQIACIHLLLNAGADKAVLDADTLAYIKTLTA comes from the coding sequence ATGTTGGCAAGCCAGTTATTCAAGTTAGTTACCCAAGGAGATCTTCAGCAGCTAAGGGCTGTACTTGAGGCTGATCCAAGTATTGCCAATACCGGCGTTCCATGTAGCGACGCTCAGCCGGAGATGAAAGGGCATCCCCTTCATCGGATATGCGACGTAGTATTTGCCGGCGCAATCACTGATGAAAAAGCAATTGAGATCGCAAAAGTGTTGTTGGAGTTTGGGGCAGATATTAATGGTTACAAATCGTCCGGCGACCAAAACACACCACTCATAGCGGCCGCCAGTCTTCACGCTGAAAAGCTGGGAATATTCTATATTGAACAGGGAGCTGATATCGTTTATGCAGACCAAGATGGAGCTACCGCGCTGCATTGGGCTGCTTTCTGCGGCCGTGATCAGTTGGTCGCTGCTTTAATCGCTAAAGGCGCAAACATCAACCAACAGGATACCACTTTCAATTCTACACCAATAGGCTGGGCAGTGCATACTTTAACTTCCGGCGATAGCGGTAACCAGCATAATCAAATAGCCTGTATTCACTTGCTTTTGAATGCCGGGGCAGATAAGGCAGTTTTGGATGCGGACACGCTCGCATACATCAAGACATTAACGGCTTAA
- a CDS encoding bleomycin resistance protein — MDFKQSIPALPVVNIAKAVAFYESKMGFKARYQEDGFAILVRNSVDIHLWAACDQSWRYKFWLVFRPISCGAESFLAGTASCRIQVTGIDELYKEMKATGVIYNAETVVEDQSWGHRDFPTLDLHGNLITFYEIVK, encoded by the coding sequence ATAGACTTCAAACAAAGCATTCCGGCTTTACCTGTCGTAAACATTGCCAAGGCAGTAGCATTTTATGAAAGTAAAATGGGTTTTAAAGCGCGTTATCAGGAGGACGGCTTTGCCATCTTAGTTCGGAATAGCGTTGATATCCACCTTTGGGCAGCTTGTGACCAATCCTGGCGCTACAAGTTCTGGCTCGTTTTCCGGCCAATCAGTTGTGGTGCGGAAAGTTTCTTAGCGGGAACCGCCAGTTGTCGAATACAGGTGACCGGGATAGATGAGCTTTATAAGGAAATGAAAGCAACAGGCGTGATCTATAATGCCGAAACGGTAGTCGAAGACCAATCATGGGGGCACCGGGATTTCCCTACGCTTGACCTGCATGGCAACCTGATCACTTTTTACGAGATCGTCAAATAG
- a CDS encoding N-acetylmuramoyl-L-alanine amidase: protein MSTRIIINQPDESKRLNAGDVKFLIIHYTAGDYQRAKYIFEHPLEFDQVSVQFVLDLDGTIDELIPTSSGITYQANHCGASYWMQEDEILSGFNKFSIGVEIINPNGNLLDYTEQQYQSLLGLIKRLQEYYPNLRSASSILGHEQIAGFRGKVDPGVKFNWSRVFSECYGLESFERRGVVCVPPALIAIFESCLDLEPLATNRDANVNFWRLISATMEMSMSLLANGQSLPMVEHACRRKIAELTPK from the coding sequence ATGAGCACCCGGATAATTATTAATCAGCCAGATGAAAGCAAACGGCTTAATGCTGGCGACGTTAAATTCCTGATCATCCATTATACAGCTGGGGATTACCAGCGTGCAAAGTATATCTTTGAACATCCACTGGAATTCGACCAGGTATCCGTTCAATTCGTGCTGGACCTTGATGGAACAATAGACGAATTGATACCAACATCATCAGGTATCACTTACCAGGCTAATCATTGTGGGGCGAGTTACTGGATGCAGGAGGATGAAATTCTCAGCGGATTTAACAAATTTAGCATAGGTGTAGAAATCATTAACCCAAACGGAAATTTGCTCGATTATACCGAGCAGCAGTACCAATCGCTTCTCGGACTTATCAAGCGATTGCAGGAATATTACCCCAATCTGAGATCGGCCTCATCGATTCTTGGGCATGAGCAAATCGCCGGTTTTCGGGGAAAAGTGGATCCCGGTGTGAAATTTAACTGGTCAAGGGTCTTTTCTGAATGCTACGGCCTTGAGTCATTCGAGCGCCGGGGCGTTGTTTGCGTTCCGCCTGCGTTGATCGCCATATTTGAATCTTGTCTGGACCTGGAGCCGCTGGCAACCAATAGAGATGCGAATGTCAATTTCTGGCGTTTGATCAGTGCGACAATGGAGATGTCCATGTCGCTCCTTGCAAACGGCCAATCACTGCCCATGGTCGAACATGCTTGTCGCCGTAAAATCGCTGAATTAACTCCGAAATAA
- a CDS encoding DUF4099 domain-containing protein, giving the protein MIKQQFKREELPMEELQKLGLADWNVLHIDDDDLAALLNGRRTDMLRLENLEQQGLHIPALDAKLSLRRNESGGVELLAHPIYKFAEGPEYLTDTEIESLEKGEAVNVVKTISDGEGDKREVLVEFDKDTNEFITVDTGKIFPPDEINGIPLTQQQKKNYRRGKEVETEDGTTIQFSAKDKQAIRADRLALIASVLIDGGVSYVLFKGLNALFNKPQHKEPGRNFHKAMEKLSEAEAKQAAPTVKPGNDTDEEISETISR; this is encoded by the coding sequence ATGATCAAACAACAATTCAAAAGGGAGGAACTCCCGATGGAGGAACTTCAAAAATTAGGGCTGGCCGATTGGAATGTCTTGCACATCGATGATGACGACCTGGCGGCTTTGCTGAATGGTCGCCGGACGGATATGCTGCGTTTGGAAAATCTGGAACAGCAGGGTTTGCATATCCCGGCATTGGATGCGAAACTATCGCTTCGCCGCAATGAAAGCGGCGGTGTGGAACTTTTAGCTCATCCGATCTATAAATTTGCCGAAGGACCGGAATACCTAACCGATACCGAAATTGAAAGCCTGGAAAAAGGTGAAGCGGTGAATGTGGTCAAAACCATTAGTGACGGCGAAGGTGATAAACGCGAAGTACTGGTCGAATTTGATAAGGACACCAATGAGTTTATTACCGTCGATACCGGCAAGATTTTTCCACCGGATGAAATTAACGGCATCCCGCTGACACAGCAGCAAAAGAAAAATTACCGCAGAGGAAAAGAAGTCGAAACCGAAGACGGTACCACCATCCAGTTTTCAGCTAAAGACAAGCAGGCCATCCGTGCCGACCGTTTGGCCTTGATCGCTTCGGTGCTGATAGACGGCGGTGTTTCTTATGTATTGTTCAAAGGGCTGAATGCGCTGTTTAATAAGCCGCAGCATAAGGAACCCGGCAGGAACTTTCATAAAGCGATGGAGAAGCTTTCCGAAGCGGAAGCGAAACAGGCTGCCCCGACAGTTAAGCCGGGAAACGATACCGACGAGGAGATTTCCGAAACGATCAGCCGCTGA
- a CDS encoding glycine-rich domain-containing protein, translating to MINKIAALNLSAIGKKITAAGKAEIAIETAEQEYKRFLTMVAVFPGERIVPNIPADWFWHEHILDTRRYMADTTGIFGNFLHHQPVYETSNEINQTIKAAEKRSEELYRYLFKTEMQFAFADCSDGNEGSCWAVSAEE from the coding sequence ATGATAAATAAGATCGCGGCGTTGAATCTGTCTGCAATCGGAAAAAAGATCACAGCGGCAGGTAAAGCAGAAATAGCCATTGAAACGGCGGAACAGGAATACAAACGGTTTCTAACAATGGTAGCTGTTTTTCCAGGAGAGAGAATTGTTCCTAATATTCCGGCTGACTGGTTCTGGCACGAGCATATTCTGGATACCAGACGCTATATGGCAGACACGACTGGTATTTTTGGCAATTTCCTGCATCATCAGCCCGTATATGAGACATCAAACGAAATAAATCAAACAATAAAAGCAGCGGAAAAAAGGTCTGAAGAGCTTTATCGTTACCTGTTCAAAACTGAAATGCAGTTTGCCTTTGCAGATTGTTCAGACGGTAATGAGGGGTCGTGCTGGGCCGTTTCCGCAGAGGAGTAG